GCACCGACTGGGAGGTGGAACTCGGCGCCGTGATCGGGCGCAGCGCCAAGTATGTCGACGCCCGGGACGCCCAGGACCATGTGTTCGGGTACACGGTGACGATCGACGTCTCCGACCGGGGCGGGCGGCCGCCCGGCGGCAACCCCATGACGTCCGACTGGTTCGTCGGAAAAGGCCACGACACGTTCGCGCCCATGGGTCCGTGGATCGTCCCCAAGGAGTTCTACGGCGATCCGATGGAGAAGCTGCGCCAGACGCTGGACGTGGGCGAGGAGCGCATGCAGGAGGCGACCGCGGGAGACATGATTCACACGCTGTGGGAGCTGATCGAGTATGGGTCCTCCGTCGCGACGCTCTTCCCCGGCGACGTGATCAACAACGGCACGTCGGGCGGCGTCGGCATGGGCACGGCGGTTCGCGGGGAGACGCGATTCCTGCAGCCCGGCGAGGTCGTCAGCGCCTCGATCGACGGCATCGGCACGCTGACGCTGGAGGTGGTGGCGGAGACGGAGCCGGCGGGCGGAACCGGCGCCCGGCTGCCGCCCGTCCGCAGCTATCGGGGCAACCGCTAAGCGCGGCCGGGCCGTCGGCAACTCCCGCCCGGAGCGGCAGATGACGCCCAGGCCCGCCCTGGGGCTGTGGATGTGCACGGCCCTCGTGGTCGGGAGCATGGTGGGCTCGGGCGTCTTTCTGCTGCCCGCATCGCTCTCTCCGTACGGGGGGATCAGCATCCTCGGCTGGCTGGTGAGCGCGGGCGGGGCGATGTGCCTGGCGCTCGTCATGGCGCGGCTGGGCTCGCTGATTCCGAAGGTCGGCGGCCCCTACGCTTTCGCGCGCGAGGGCTTCGGCGACTTCATCGGGTTCTGGGTCGCATGGTCCTACTGGATCTCGCTGCTCACAGCCAATGCGGCCCTCGCCGTGGCGACCGTGAGCTACGCGACCGTCTTCTGGCCCGTGCTGGGCGCTTCTCCCATCGCCGGGGGCATGGCATCCCTCGCCGCCCTCTGGGGCCTGACATTCGTGAACGCGTGGGGCGTGCGCGCGGCGGGGCATGTGCAACTCGTCACCACCGTGCTCAAGCTCCTGCCGCTGGCGGCGGTCGGCACGATCGGCTTCCTCTACTTCCAGCCCGAGCACTTCCGTCCGTTCAACCCGACGGGGGGCAATCCCATCGCCGCCGTCACGGCGACGGTGACGCTCACGCTGTGGGCGTTCATGGGACTTGAGGCCGCGACCGTCCCCGCCGCCGACGTGCGGGACCCCGCGCGCACGATCCCGCGGGCCACGATCCTCGGCACCGTGATCGCGGCGTCGATCTTCATCATCAGCACCTCCGCCGTGATGGGGATCATCGCGCCGGCGGATCTCGCGGTCTCCACCGCGCCCTTCGCGGACGCGGCCGGATCGATCTGGGGGAATGCCGGCCGGCTCGTGATCGGCGCGGGCGCCACGATCGCCTGCTTCGGCGCGCTCAACGGCTGGATCCTGCTCTCCGGCCAGCTCCCTCGGGCCGCCGCGCAGGATGGCCTCCTTCCCGCCGCCTTCGCGCGACTCAGTCCGCGCGGCACGCCGTCCTTCGGCCTCATCTTCGCGGCGGGCGTCGCGACGATCCTCATCGCGATGAACTACACGCGCGGCCTCGTCCAGGCCTTCACCTTCCTCATCCTGCTCTCCACGCTCGCGACGCTGCTCGCCTACGTGTTCGCGAGCACGACCGGATTGCTCTTCGCCGTGCGCGAGCGCCTCGGCGCGAGGGACGCCTCGCGCGCAGGGCGAAGCTCCGGCGCCGCGGCTCCCGTGGGGCGGCTGGTCGTGGCCATCCTCGCCTTCGGGTTTTCCTTCTGGGCCATCGCGGGGGCGGGCCCCGAAATCGTGTTCTGGGGCTTCCTCCTCCTCGTGGCGGGGGTCCCCGTGTTCGTCGTGATGCGGGCCGCGGGCGGCGGAAGAGACGCGGCGGACGGGCAGGTGGGCGGGGGCTGACTTCCCCCCTCAGTCGCCGGCGACCGCGCGCTCGAGAACCTGGAGGAACTCGTCCAGCGCGGTGCGCCCCTTGTCCCGTGCGTAGTAGCGGCGAACCTCGCGATACCGGTCCGCCGGATCCAGCTTCAACCCCTCCGTCATCACCCACTCCTGGATCGGCGCCGGCCGGGGGCCCCACCACCCACGCTCGCGGAACGCCTCGTCGTAGATGATGAGCACGGGGATCGACCGGCTCGTCCCGTTCGTGAGGTGCGCGTCCATCAGGTCCGGATTCTCGTCGCGAAGGAGGACGCGCAGTTCGATGTTCCCGGCGACCTCCGCCAGGCGATCGAACACGGGGAGGGTGTTGATCGCGTCTCCGCACCAGTCCTCGGTGAGCGCGATGACCTTCCACCGGCCGGGGATGGCGCGGGCACGTTGCCGGGTCTCCTCGTCCACGGACGCCCGTCGGGCCAGCGCGTGCCAGAGTTCGCGGTTCTTCCCGACCGTCTCCAGGTACTCGGAAAACGTTGATGCGCCGTGAAATCGCTCTCGAATCAAGCTCGGGAACCCTCGGGCTGCGGTCCGTGACGGGATGATGCGGCCGGCGATGCCGATGGCGCCGGGGCCAGCGAAGGTACGGGTGCGGCCGTAGCTTCAGCCAGATGAACGGGCGGCTGCAAACCGAAGCGAGGTTCGGCGTCTCCAGCATGGTGGCGCCGCTGCGGAGAGTGGCGATGCGCCGGCCGGGCCGGGCGACGCTGGAGGCGGATCCGGCGCGCTGGCATTACGCGGGTCCGCTGGAGTCCGGCCGGCTGCTGCCGCAGTACGACGCGTTCACCGAGCGCGTCGCGGCCTCCGGGGCCGATATCGAGTGGATCGGCGATTCGGCGGACGACGGCCTCGCCGACGCGATGTTCCCCTTCGACCCCTCCTTCATGACGCCCGGCGGCGCGATTCTCCTACGGCCCGGGAAGGCGTTGCGCCAGCCCGAGGTGGCGAGCCACGAAACGCTCTACCGCCGGCTCGGCGTGCCTGTGATCGGCGCCATCGAAGCCCCCGGAACCGCGGAAGGCGGAGACCTGATGTGGGTCGACGCAGGCACCCTCGCGGCAGGACGCGGCTTCCGCACCAACCAGGCCGGCATCGACCAGCTTCAGGCCATTCTGGCCCCTCTCGGAATCGAAGTCCGCGCCTTCGATCTTCCGATGTGGCACGGAAGCGCCGCCTGTCTCCACCTGCTCTCGCTCGTGAGCCCGCTGGACCGGGATCTGGCGCTGATCTATCCCCGGCTCTTTCCCGTCGCACTCCACGAGCTGCTGCTCGAGCGCGGCGTCCAATGCCTCGAGGCCGGGGATGAGGAGTTCACGGTCTCCGCGGGGCTGAATCTCAACGTCCTCGCGACCGCACCGCGCCGCTGCATCGCGCTCGATGGATTTCCCGAGACGGTCCGGCTGATGAGAGATGCGGGCTGCGAGGTCACGCGTTTCGACGGCGACGCGCTCTGTATCCCGTGCGAGGGTGGCCCGACCTGCCTTACGCTCCCCATCCTCCGCGACCATCCGCCCTCTTCAACGGAAAACGGTCCATGAATCGCACGCTGAAGCGCATCATTATCGGTATGATCGTCGTCATCGCGGGTCTGGCCGGGGTCGTCTACGGCGTCGGGATTTCCCTGCCCGAGGGTCACGTGGCGGCGGTGCGCGCCGGGTTCTCCGCAACGCCCGAGGAGATCTTCGCGACCGTCGCAGACTATCGCGCGTACCCCGAGTGGCGACCGACCGTCGAGGGAATCGAGGAACTTCCGGCGCGGGACGGAAAGCCGGCCTGGGTGGAACTCGGTGCCACCGGGCCGCTCCCCATGGAGCTGACGGAGAGCGAGCCTCCGGCCCGGCTCGTGACGACGATCCTCTCGGAAGGCATGCCTTTCGGCGGCCGCTGGATCGTCGAGATCGAACCTACCGTCGCGGGGGCGACCGTCACGATCACCGAGGAGGGCGAGGTCTACAGCCCGGTCTTCCGCTTCGTGAGCCGCTACTTCATGGGACACCACGCCACGGCGTCGCTGTTCCTCTCCGACCTCGGCGCCCGTTTCGACGAGACCGTCACCGTCGACGTGGTGCGCTAGCCGACCGCGTCAGCCGGCGAAAAACTCCCGGATGCCGCTGAGGCACATCTGGCAGCCGATGGCGAGGAGGATCAGGCCCGAGAAACGCTCGAAGATCCGGACCGCCCGGCCGCTCAGCGCGTGCGAGAGGAAGCCGGCGGCCAGGAGCACGACGAGCACGCCCAGCGATGCGACCGACACCGCAATGAGTGTGGCGACGGGAATTCCAATCAACGCGCCGGCCTCGTCGAGCGCCAGCGTGATCACGGCGGTGATCGACGCAGGCCCCGCGATCAGCGGCATGACGAGCGGGACCCATAGGTGGTCCTCCGTCTCGCCCGGATCCCGGCGTACGCCCGTGATCCCGAATCCCGCCCCGCGCAGCATCTCGAGCGCGGCGAGGATGACGACGAGGCCGCCGGCCGTGCGGAACGCGGCGAAGCTCACGTCGAAGAGACTCAGGATGCGCGCGCCGGCGATCGCGGCGACGGTAAGCACGATGAGCACCCCCACCGCCACCTTCACCGCCGCGCGACGGAGCTCCACACGAGAAAATCCGTCCGTCGCCGCGAAGAAGAACGGAAGCTCCGCGAGTGGATTCGTGAGCGCGATGAGCGCAATGCTGCCGTAGAGAATCTGGTCGATCACGGGGACACGATATTCGCGCCCGCGCGCCGGCGCGACCTTCGCACCCGTGGCCGGAACCGCGTGCGTCCCGCATGTTGGCAGGGTTCCAGAAACCTGTCGTCCGGACTCCGGGGGAAGCCATGAAACGCCTCACACTCGCGGCCATCGCGCTCGCTCTTCTCGCGCCCGCCGCTACCGCCGCCCAGCAGCAGCGGTCCTACGACTACTTCGCTCCGCAGCGGGAGATGATCCAGCGGGGCGTCCAGGCCATCCTCCAGTGCAACGGCCTGTTCACGGGAGAACGGACGCTGGAGCAGGTCTTCGAGCAGGAGCTCGCCTACCTGCGAGACCCCGTCGGGACGGCCGAGGGCGGCGACTACGTCGTCGACTGGGAGAGGAAGGCGGTCGCCATCGGCGAACCCGGCGCGATTCCGACCATGCGGGCGGCGTTCCGCGAGGGGATCGGGTGCGTGATCATGTCGCCGGAGCAGACCTTTGACGACATCGACGACCTGCCGATCCTGACGACCCCCCCGCCGGACGGCGATCCCGAAGGGGCGGCGTGGCCCGACGGAGATCTCGTCATGAGTAGCCCACTCCCGCGGGGCGTCGATCCGGTGGCGCTCCGAGCCGCCTCCGACTGGACCTTCGACCGCGAGTCGCCGGAGCAGGTGACGCTCAGCCTCATCGTCCTCTACGACGGGGAGATCATCCACGAGCGCTACGCTCCGGGCATCAACATGTT
This region of Candidatus Palauibacter polyketidifaciens genomic DNA includes:
- a CDS encoding fumarylacetoacetate hydrolase family protein, with the protein product MRTLVAAAALAFAAPLSAQGGPEIEIAEPFKVGTFEVDGVPRVALVLRDALIVDIGEANRDLERNPVYPPVPPPADMIDLIGRYEYGVRLRLYEIVNDLVARSGLSGSGRADFVHDLEDVRVLPPIMYPGKILNAAVNFYSHVNEAGSEEERREARRQRRENRGVPYLFLKPTRGAVIGADDRIVIPFGRDRTDWEVELGAVIGRSAKYVDARDAQDHVFGYTVTIDVSDRGGRPPGGNPMTSDWFVGKGHDTFAPMGPWIVPKEFYGDPMEKLRQTLDVGEERMQEATAGDMIHTLWELIEYGSSVATLFPGDVINNGTSGGVGMGTAVRGETRFLQPGEVVSASIDGIGTLTLEVVAETEPAGGTGARLPPVRSYRGNR
- a CDS encoding amino acid permease, whose product is MTPRPALGLWMCTALVVGSMVGSGVFLLPASLSPYGGISILGWLVSAGGAMCLALVMARLGSLIPKVGGPYAFAREGFGDFIGFWVAWSYWISLLTANAALAVATVSYATVFWPVLGASPIAGGMASLAALWGLTFVNAWGVRAAGHVQLVTTVLKLLPLAAVGTIGFLYFQPEHFRPFNPTGGNPIAAVTATVTLTLWAFMGLEAATVPAADVRDPARTIPRATILGTVIAASIFIISTSAVMGIIAPADLAVSTAPFADAAGSIWGNAGRLVIGAGATIACFGALNGWILLSGQLPRAAAQDGLLPAAFARLSPRGTPSFGLIFAAGVATILIAMNYTRGLVQAFTFLILLSTLATLLAYVFASTTGLLFAVRERLGARDASRAGRSSGAAAPVGRLVVAILAFGFSFWAIAGAGPEIVFWGFLLLVAGVPVFVVMRAAGGGRDAADGQVGGG
- a CDS encoding thioredoxin family protein, which translates into the protein MIRERFHGASTFSEYLETVGKNRELWHALARRASVDEETRQRARAIPGRWKVIALTEDWCGDAINTLPVFDRLAEVAGNIELRVLLRDENPDLMDAHLTNGTSRSIPVLIIYDEAFRERGWWGPRPAPIQEWVMTEGLKLDPADRYREVRRYYARDKGRTALDEFLQVLERAVAGD
- a CDS encoding arginine deiminase family protein, which translates into the protein MRRPGRATLEADPARWHYAGPLESGRLLPQYDAFTERVAASGADIEWIGDSADDGLADAMFPFDPSFMTPGGAILLRPGKALRQPEVASHETLYRRLGVPVIGAIEAPGTAEGGDLMWVDAGTLAAGRGFRTNQAGIDQLQAILAPLGIEVRAFDLPMWHGSAACLHLLSLVSPLDRDLALIYPRLFPVALHELLLERGVQCLEAGDEEFTVSAGLNLNVLATAPRRCIALDGFPETVRLMRDAGCEVTRFDGDALCIPCEGGPTCLTLPILRDHPPSSTENGP
- a CDS encoding SRPBCC family protein, encoding MNRTLKRIIIGMIVVIAGLAGVVYGVGISLPEGHVAAVRAGFSATPEEIFATVADYRAYPEWRPTVEGIEELPARDGKPAWVELGATGPLPMELTESEPPARLVTTILSEGMPFGGRWIVEIEPTVAGATVTITEEGEVYSPVFRFVSRYFMGHHATASLFLSDLGARFDETVTVDVVR
- a CDS encoding MarC family protein, with product MIDQILYGSIALIALTNPLAELPFFFAATDGFSRVELRRAAVKVAVGVLIVLTVAAIAGARILSLFDVSFAAFRTAGGLVVILAALEMLRGAGFGITGVRRDPGETEDHLWVPLVMPLIAGPASITAVITLALDEAGALIGIPVATLIAVSVASLGVLVVLLAAGFLSHALSGRAVRIFERFSGLILLAIGCQMCLSGIREFFAG